TGGCCGGGCTGGTGCCGGCCGGCGGCGCCCTGGCGCAGGCGGAGAGCCGGGAGGGCATCTTCCTGCAGAACCAGATCCTGCAGCTGCGGCAGGAGCTGGAGCTGATGCGGCGCGGCGGCGGGGGCGGTTACCCGCAGGCGCAGCTGCCGCCGCCCGGGCGCGGCGGCGCGCCCGCGGCGGGCAACGAGATCGTCGGCCAGCTCCTGGGGCGCGTGGGCGACCTGGAGGAGGAGGTGCGGCGGCAGCGCGGCCGCGCCGAGCAGGCGGAGTACCAGAACCGCACCCTGCAGGAGCGGCTGGAGAAGCTGCAGGGCGACATGGAGTACCGCTTCAACGCGCTGGAAGGCCGGGGTGGCGGCGCGGCACCGGCCGGAGGAGCCCCCCCGGCGGGGCGACCGGCCGGCGGGCAGCAGCAGGGCGCGCTGACCCCGCCGGGTGATGCTCCAGCCCCCCCGCCGGGCCAGCCGGCGGCGCCGGCGCCCCGCACGCCGGAGATCGCGCTGCGCGAGGGACAGACGGCGCTGGGGCGCCGCGACTACGCGGCGGCCGAGTCGGCCGCGCGCGAGGTGCTGGCCTCCCGCTCCACCGCGCGGGGGCAGGATGCGGGCGTGCTGCTCGGTGATTCGCTGATGGGCAAGCGCGACTTCCAGGGCGCGGCCTTGGCCTATGACGACGCCTATCGCCGGGCGCGCTCCTCCGGCCGGGCGCCGGACGCGCTGATCGGGCTGGCGAACGCGTTCAACGGCTTCAACGCCAAGGTCGAGGCCTGCCAGACGCTGGACAACCTGCGGACGGGCTTCCCGCGGCTGGCGGGGGCGCAGGCGGACCGGGCAGCCCAGGCGCGGCAGCGCGCCGGCTGCCGTTAAGGGCCGTGCCGGCGGCAGCGCCGCCGGGGGGACTGGAAGCGGATTTCGCGGCCGCGATGGCGGGGCTGGGGCCGTTCGGGGCCTCGCCCTTGCTGGCGGCGGGTGTCTCGGGCGGGCCGCATAGTCTTGCCCTTGCGGTGCTGGCTGCCGGATGGGCCGCCGGGCGCGGTGGGCGGGTGCTGGCGCTGGTGGCCGATCACGGGCTGCGGGCGGAGAGCGCCGCCGAGGCGACCGGGGTGGCGGCGCGCCTCTCCCGGATCGGGATTGAGGCGCGGGTGCTGCCGCTGGGTCTGTTGCCGGGATCTGGGCTGCACGAGCGGGCGCGGGTGGCGCGGCTGGCGGCCCTGGCGGGCGCGGCCGAGGCGGCGGGGGCGCCCTGGCTGCTGCTGGGGCAGCACCGGGCGGATCAGGCGGAGACATTGGTATTCCGGGCGCTGCGCGGATCGGGCGTGGCGGGGCTGGCGGGCATGGCGGCCGCGCGGCCGGCGGGCGGGGTAATGATCCTGCGGCCCCTGCTGGGGGTGGCGCCGTCTGCGATCGAGCGTTTCCTGGCCGCGCGCGGGCTGGTGCCGGTTCGCGATCCCTCCAACGACGATCCGCGCTTTGCCCGCGCCCGGCTGCGGCGCTCCCTGGGTGACCCGGGCGGCGAAGGGCCGGGGGTGGCGGCGCTGGTGGAGGCGGCCGGGGCCTTCGGGGCGAGGCGGGCGCGGCTGCGGGCGGCGGTGGCGGAGAGGCTGGCAGCGTGCGCTGGCTTCCGGCCGGAAGGGTGGGCGGTGCTGGACGGGCCGGCGCTGGGGCGGGACCCCGTGGCCGAGGCGGCGCTCTCGGTGCTGGTGCAGGCCCTGGGCGGGGGGGCGCACCCGCCAGCGCGGGCGGCGGTGGCCGCGATGCTGGCGCGGGGGGGCGGCAGCCTGGGCGGGGCGTTCTGGCGAGGGCGGTTCATCGGTCGGGAGCCCGGGCGCTGCGCGCCGCGCGTGGCCGCGGCACCGGGCAAGGTGTGGGACGGGCGGTGGCGGGTGGTGGAGGCGCCGGAGGCGGCGTCGGTCGGTGCGGCAGGGCCGGGCTTCGCCCGCGGCGGGGCGGGCGCGGCCCGCCCGGGCCTGCCGGGCTTCGTGGTGGCGGGGCTGCCGGTGCTGTGGGACGCGGCCGGGCAGGTGGTGGCCGGGCCAGGACCCGGGCCGGGCTGGCGGGTGGAGTTCCGGCCGGAATCGGGACCCATCGCGTGAAAGCGCTGTCATGCGGTGGTTCCATGTAGAGCCGGGCATCCCTATCTTGTTCGCTGAGCCGGCAGGACCGGCCAAGGATCGGGACCGTCACGTGAACAATTTCGGCCGCAACC
This genomic window from Pararoseomonas sp. SCSIO 73927 contains:
- the tilS gene encoding tRNA lysidine(34) synthetase TilS translates to MPAAAPPGGLEADFAAAMAGLGPFGASPLLAAGVSGGPHSLALAVLAAGWAAGRGGRVLALVADHGLRAESAAEATGVAARLSRIGIEARVLPLGLLPGSGLHERARVARLAALAGAAEAAGAPWLLLGQHRADQAETLVFRALRGSGVAGLAGMAAARPAGGVMILRPLLGVAPSAIERFLAARGLVPVRDPSNDDPRFARARLRRSLGDPGGEGPGVAALVEAAGAFGARRARLRAAVAERLAACAGFRPEGWAVLDGPALGRDPVAEAALSVLVQALGGGAHPPARAAVAAMLARGGGSLGGAFWRGRFIGREPGRCAPRVAAAPGKVWDGRWRVVEAPEAASVGAAGPGFARGGAGAARPGLPGFVVAGLPVLWDAAGQVVAGPGPGPGWRVEFRPESGPIA